In Timaviella obliquedivisa GSE-PSE-MK23-08B, the sequence GCTTAGGATTAAAGGTTGGCTGTCCCGTTGGCGCTGTTCCAGCGGGATTAGTATCTTGGATAATGTAGATGGATTGAACTTGCTGACCTGCAGCAGGCAATGCTACAAAACGTCCCTCATTAACCAGATAGGTAATGGTTTCACCTCGTAAGCTATTGCCTGCTTGCAAAACGTAAACATTGCCACTGAGAACGATGCGTCCCTCACGACTGTAATACTGTGCCTGAACAGAGGTTGCCTGAATTTGGCGAGCAGGATAGTTAATTTGGACATTGCCCCGAGCAGTGATAACCCCCGTGATTGAGTTGGCTTCAGTCGTATCGGCATCTAGCCGAAGGCGCTGAGTGTCGGTGGGCGCTACTGTAGGCGCTTGGGCAAGGGCAGAGGAGATGGGAACGGAAGGGACTGTCCCAACCAGTACCAGGCTCAAGCCTATCGCCAGTCCAAACTGACGCGATCGATTGTTATGGGTAAGTTGCACAGGCAGCATGATCAGGACTTGGGGTGAGGAAGTTATCTAGAGTTTGGCAGATGAACCTGGTGAAGGGCGGCAATCTTGTGCCAGATAGATGTCTATCACTGTCTTGCATAAGCAAAGCGATGAGATAAACACTCAATGGTCGATGCAATGTCGATATACTTAAGCCCACACCCTCTTGCTCATATAAGACGGTGATGGACACAAATGAGTTGCTGCCCTCACTAACTTTACCCGAACTTTACGTTTCTATCGTGGCATGACAGCTAGACCCATGTCCACTGGGGGAGATGCCCTCAGCTTTTAGGAGCGATCGCCAAAGTAATGGTAGGAAACTCGGTCATTGGAAAACTTGGGGCGATCGCTCCTTCTACTAACTGCGCCTGCTGGAGCCTTATCAAAAGCTCAGTACTCTGGGCTATGAGGGCAGTTACATCAACTTCGGCATAAACTGGCTGGTAGCGCCGCAATCGATTTAGCCCTTCTCCTAGCAAAATGGTGGCTCCCCGCAAATTACCATTGCTCAAGTGATAGAGCGCCACAGCGATTTGTAGAATGCTCTGATAGAAGGTTCTGTGGGGTTCCATTGCCTCCATCCAAATTGCCTCCAGGGTGTCATGGCAAGCATAGAATTCCTGTTGATTAAACTGCTCAACACCGTCCCAGAAAGTAGGTTCTACTTCTTCGGTCATGGGGAATGCCTCAAAACTCCTCTCAAAACTCCTTTTTCAATCCTGACATCTTGCGCTACGGAATCATCAACTTCTCTCGATTCACTCTACATTCCGGCAGCATTAGTGCAACCAGGTTATAATTTTTGCGGAGCGTACATAATTTTTTAATATGAGTAATCCGTTGGTTCATGCGTTTTTCATGGGTAGAGCGATCGCCGAAGCGGTTAGCGAGCAAGTTGAAAGTAATGTGACTAACGCCTTGAGTGAACTGGGCAGATTTGATGCCGAGCAGCGAGAGCGGCTACGGTTGTTCACCGAAGAAGTCATGGCACGAGCGCAACGAGCTGAAGAAATGTCAATGCAAGGGCGGACGACTGGCAGTTCAACAGGTACACAGGGCAGTAGCGATTTACAAGCTACAATAGATGACTTGCGAGCTGAAACTGCCCAGCTACGGGCTGAGCTACAGCGATATCGCAGTAGTCTCTAGAGTTTTACAAATTGAATCGTTAACGCCTCGACTTTTTAAGCTGTTTTTTAACGTTTCTAGAAAAGTGCCTGTTCTTCCCGATGACTTTACTTCTCTATCTGAGTCTGGCGCAGATCCTCTATCGATCGCAGAGCAGCCTCGTGTCTTCTCTGGATTAGATGATCCGCAGGCTAATCCGTCTGAGTTGCCGAAGCGCCTGCGTCCTCAGGCTTACCGCCAAAAAGCTTATCGTTGGAACCGAGAGCGGTACTCTCAGAAACGACGATTTGTGGACATTTGGTCGTTTGTATTTAAGTTGTTGATGACTCAATGGTCATACAATAAGTCTTGGGCTTATCCGGCAGGCATGACACCCGAGAATCAGGCAAAGCGACGACGGGCCATCGCCATTTGGATTCGTGAAACCTTCTTAGATCTAGGTCCTACTTTTATTAAGGTTGGACAACTATTTTCTACTCGTGCTGACCTCTTCCCGGCTGAATATGTCGAAGAATTATCGAAGCTGCAAGACAAAGTGCCTGCCTTCAGCTATGAACAGGTTGAAGCCATCATTTTTCATGATTTTGGTCGAACTATTCCTGAGCTTTACCAAAGTTTCGACCCTATCCCACTGGCAGCCGCGAGTCTAGGGCAAGTCCACCGTGCTCAACTCCACTCTGGGGAGGAGGTCGTTGTTAAGGTGCAGCGTCCTGGTCTTAAAAAACTCTTTACAATTGACCTTTCTATTCTCAAAGGCATTACTCAGTATTTTCATAAACATCCTAAATGGGGACGTGGACGGGACTGGCTCGGAATTTACGGCGAGTGCTGTAAGATCCTTTGGGAGGAAATTGAATACCTCCTAGAAGGACGTAATGCCGATACCTTCCGGCGCAACTTTCGTGAGGAAGGTTGGGTTAAGGTTCCTCGGGTTTACTGGCGCTATAGTTCTCCCAGAGTCCTGACATTAGAGTATTTGCCAGGAATTAAGATTAGCCATTACGAGGCTCTTGAAGCGGCTGGGTTAGATCGAAAGATTTTGGCTCAATTGGGGGCTAAGGCTTATCTTCATCAGCTTCTCAACGATGGGTTTTTTCATGCTGATCCTCATCCTGGAAACTTGGCAGTCAGTCCTGACGGAACGCTAATTTTCTATGACTTTGGCATGATGGGACGAATTCAGCTAGTCACTCGTGAGAAGCTGCTGAAAACGTTCTTTGGAATTGCTCAAAAGGATGCGACTCAGGTCGTTGATTCTTTGATTGATTTAGGGGCGCTGACTCCAACTGATGATATGGGAGCAGTGAGGCGATCGATTCAATACATGCTTGACCATTTTATGGATCAACCGTTTGAGAATCAATCGGTAAGCGCCATTAGTGATGACTTGTATGAAATTGCTTATGATCAACCCTTTCGTTTTCCAGCAACCTTCACATTTGTGATGCGAGCATTCTCTACACTAGAGGGGGTGGGGAAAGGTCTTGACCCAGATTTTAACTTTATGGAGGTTGCAAAGCCTTTTGCAATGCAAGTTATGTCCAATGGAGCAGGTGGAAGCCCTAACGGGTTGTCAGATGGAATTTTGGGTGAGCTAGG encodes:
- a CDS encoding AarF/ABC1/UbiB kinase family protein; amino-acid sequence: MTCELKLPSYGLSYSDIAVVSRVLQIESLTPRLFKLFFNVSRKVPVLPDDFTSLSESGADPLSIAEQPRVFSGLDDPQANPSELPKRLRPQAYRQKAYRWNRERYSQKRRFVDIWSFVFKLLMTQWSYNKSWAYPAGMTPENQAKRRRAIAIWIRETFLDLGPTFIKVGQLFSTRADLFPAEYVEELSKLQDKVPAFSYEQVEAIIFHDFGRTIPELYQSFDPIPLAAASLGQVHRAQLHSGEEVVVKVQRPGLKKLFTIDLSILKGITQYFHKHPKWGRGRDWLGIYGECCKILWEEIEYLLEGRNADTFRRNFREEGWVKVPRVYWRYSSPRVLTLEYLPGIKISHYEALEAAGLDRKILAQLGAKAYLHQLLNDGFFHADPHPGNLAVSPDGTLIFYDFGMMGRIQLVTREKLLKTFFGIAQKDATQVVDSLIDLGALTPTDDMGAVRRSIQYMLDHFMDQPFENQSVSAISDDLYEIAYDQPFRFPATFTFVMRAFSTLEGVGKGLDPDFNFMEVAKPFAMQVMSNGAGGSPNGLSDGILGELGRQAAQVSTTALGLPRRIEDTLEKLEQGDIRVRVRSTETDRVLRRLSNVNMGTNYALLMGTFTLSATILLVHQYIWLAILAAIAATISLLALVRLLIRLDRAERMS
- a CDS encoding DUF309 domain-containing protein — protein: MTEEVEPTFWDGVEQFNQQEFYACHDTLEAIWMEAMEPHRTFYQSILQIAVALYHLSNGNLRGATILLGEGLNRLRRYQPVYAEVDVTALIAQSTELLIRLQQAQLVEGAIAPSFPMTEFPTITLAIAPKS